One stretch of Malus domestica chromosome 14, GDT2T_hap1 DNA includes these proteins:
- the LOC103405340 gene encoding transcription factor bHLH14-like has product MEEIISSCSPPTFCQETSSTFQQRLQFIVQNRPEWWVYSIFWQASKVSISDQVSLSWAGGHFWNTHDHLASKRSSGVINSYQPKFGFSNGERSKVINQEVEALLHDDMVDLDMRLVDHEDATDSEWFYFYTVSLTQSFSAGQGNNSKNIVGRAFGSGGFVWLAGDHDFQFYECERVKEARMHGIQTLVCIATPCGVLELASLDVIKEDWGLVHLSKSLFGSDGNINMNNKKKLSKQQTTRDGNVLVPILENGLFSAAQKELIRQDHGGSINEAAPINLGESSPETPSDSVGNFTLENTENMNRLRKRGRSSNHGAASRELQLLNHVEAERQRREKLNHRFYVLRSVVPNVSKMDRSSLLADAVLYINQLKSKVEELEAKVQEQTQKPKAGNNASNNLDHHSSQSTSSIVDQHHYSYYNISNNSNSNNNSISDRAAAAAVEVDVKIFGSDVIIRVQCPDQDYPYAKLMNALKGLGLQVYHASIWSVKELMVQDVVARLPYGFTGKEALRNGIMKGWYS; this is encoded by the exons ATGGAAGAAATCATATCCTCATGTTCTCCACCCACTTTCTGCCAAGAAACCTCCTCCACATTTCAACAGCGCCTACAGTTCATAGTTCAGAACAGGCCCGAGTGGTGGGTGTATTCCATTTTCTGGCAAGCCTCCAAAGTCAGCATTAGTGACCAAGTTTCCCTGTCATGGGCCGGCGGCCATTTTTGGAACACTCACGATCACTTGGCATCGAAAAGAAGCAGTGGAGTGATCAACAGTTACCAACCCAAGTTTGGGTTCAGTAATGGAGAGAGAAGTAAGGTGATTAACCAGGAAGTTGAAGCTCTTTTGCATGATGACATGGTGGATTTGGACATGAGGCTCGTGGATCATGAAGATGCCACTGACTCCGAGTGGTTTTACTTTTATACCGTTTCTTTAACCCAGTCATTCTCTGCAGGCCAGGGTAATAATAGTAAAAATATTGTCGGCAGGGCATTTGGTTCTGGTGGGTTTGTTTGGCTTGCAGGTGACCACGACTTTCAGTTTTATGAGTGTGAGAgagtcaaagaagcaagaatgcaTGGAATCCAAACTTTGGTTTGCATTGCAACTCCTTGTGGGGTACTTGAACTGGCCTCTTTGGATGTTATCAAAGAAGACTGGGGTCTTGTGCATTTATCAAAGTCGCTGTTCGGATCAGACGGCAACATCAACATGAACAACAAGAAGAAGCTCTCAAAGCAGCAGACCACCCGGGATGGCAATGTACTTGTTCCTATCCTAGAAAATGGACTTTTTTCAGCAGCTCAAAAGGAATTGATTCGGCAAG ATCATGGTGGTAGTATAAACGAAGCTGCACCTATCAATCTAGGAGAATCGTCACCGGAAACACCTTCTGACTCCGTTGGCAACTTCACATTGGAGAATACGGAGAACATGAATCGGTtgagaaagagaggaagatCATCAAACCATGGAGCTGCAAGTAGAGAATTACAATTGTTAAACCACGTTGAGGCCGAGAGACAGAGGAGGGAGAAGCTCAACCACCGATTCTATGTCCTCCGGTCAGTTGTTCCCAATGTGTCAAAAATGGACAGGTCCTCTTTGCTTGCCGATGCCGTGTTGTACATcaatcaactcaaatcaaaagttgaggaattggAGGCAAAAGTCCAAGAACAAACACAAAAACCTAAAGCGGGCAATAATGCAAGTAACAATCTTGATCATCACTCCAGCCAAAGCACCAGCTCCATCGTTGACCAACATCATTATTCGTATTATAATATTAGTAATAATAGCAATAGTAATAATAACAGTATTAGTGATAGGGCAGCAGCTGCGGCTGTGGAAGTGGATGTGAAGATTTTTGGGTCAGACGTCATTATACGTGTTCAGTGTCCGGATCAAGACTACCCATATGCTAAGTTGATGAATGCACTCAAGGGCCTAGGGCTACAAGTTTACCATGCAAGCATATGGAGCGTGAAAGAGTTGATGGTTCAAGATGTTGTGGCAAGATTGCCTTATGGGTTTACTGGTAAGGAGGCATTGAGAAATGGTATTATGAAAGGATGGTACtcctaa